The stretch of DNA CAGATTTACAGCGAGGCTGGCATAACCGATACCTATGGGGATGATATTCAGGTGGATGATGCAGGCAATGTCTATGTAAGTGGTTATCGCTGGGGTCCATTTATTGACTCAGATATATTACTTATCAAATATGACCCATCTGGTGTACAGCAATGGGTGGCTGAGTATGCAGGTGCAGGTCTGAACAATGATTTTCCCAATGATATTGAGTTGGATTCTCAAGGCAACATTATTGTTGGGGGTTATAGCTATTCAGCAACGGTGGAGTCCGATTTTGCCACACTGAAATTTGACAATGATGGTAATTTACTCTGGGATCGGCTTTTTAATGGGAGCGCCTGGGCCAATGATTGGATCACTGATATTGCTCTGGACGATGGTGGCAATATATACGTGGCTGGAATCACAGCCGGGGAGACCAGCAATGATGATTATGGCATCATCAAATATTCAGCAGATGGTACTGAAGTATGGGCGACCCAATTTGATGGAATCACAGGTACCGATTGGGCTACCAGTATAGCAGTTGATAACCAGGGTCACACCTATGTCACAGGTGTGAGTCAGCATTATGATGATTTTATTGATTATTATACCCTCAAGCTTGATTCTGCTGGTGCTGAAACATGGGGTATTCGCTGGGGAGTTTCTGGTGATGGCGATAGTTGGGCTTCTGATATTGTGGTTGATGACAGCCTGAATGTTACGGTTACAGGCGTCAGCTACGGCGGTCTGTTCGGTTTTGATTATGTCACCGTACAATGGGACTCCAGTGGCACAGAATCCTGGGCCTCAAGCTATACCAACAACCTTTTTGGCGGTTATGATGAAGCAACTTCACTCATCCTTGATAGCGAAAATAATGTGATTGTAACAGGGGTGACCGAATCCGATAACCAAACGACTGATATCGTTACTGTGAAATATGATACTGCTGGCGTGGAGTTGTGGTCAAGTCTGTATGACGGTGGGGAAGGGATTGACGATGTCGCTTTCTATTTGGCGCTTGATAGCAACGATGCAGTTATGGTGGGGGCAAGAGCCAGCTCAAACCTATATCTTGATAACTATTCCATCCTAAAATATCAGGCGGATGGTAGCGAAACCTGGAATGCACATTATGATGGACCTGGGAATAGCCTGGATCTGGGGGTGGCAATAACCACGGATGGCTCCAGCAACGCTTACGTCGCCGGAATCATCATGAGCCCCTTGAGTGGGGCAGATATCTCAATTATTAAATATGATTCAACCGGGGCCCTGATGTGGTCCAGGGAATACAATGGTGCTGGTAATGGGGATGATATGGCAGGCGATATCATGACCGATCCTCAAGGCAATGTTCTCATCACAGGGTATAGTGAAAGTCTGGCTGGCGACAGAGATATTATCACCCTCAAGTATTCAGCAGGGGGTGATCAGCTATGGGTGGCTACTTATGACGGCCCAGGAAACAATGATGATGAGGCCAACAGGATGCTGGTGGATAACAATGGACATGTCTATGTGACTGGATATAGTAGTGGCAGTCTGACCAACTATGACTATACAACCATCAAGTATGATGCCTCAGGCAACGAGACCTGGGTCGCCAGATATGTTGGACCAAATTATGGGAGCGATGTGGCCACGGATCTGGTGCTGGATGATGAAGAGAATCTCTATGTCACAGGTGGAAGTTTTCGAACGGGATTTAATATCGATTATACTACTGTGAAATATGACATGTTTGGCTCTGAAGAATGGGTGGTGCGCCACAATGGTGCCGTGAATTCCAATGACTACGCCACAGCAATTGATCTTGATAACTCTGGAAACATCTATGTTACAGGATTCAGCGTGGGTGCCTCGCTAAATGATGATATTACCACCATCAAATACACACCTGCAGGCGATGAGGTCTGGGTGAGAGATTTCGATGGTGAAGCCCATTTTCACGACAGGGCAACCCACCTCTCCGTTGACAATCGAGGGGGAGTGGTGGTGAGTGGCTCTAGTTATGGACTCGCTGGTGGCAAAGATTTTGTCACCCTGAAATACAATTCAGCCGGTGTTTTGCAATGGGAAAATGTTTATGGTGGTGCTGGTCTGGGCGATGATGAACTTCAGTCTATGACCAGAGATGGCACTGGAGCCGTTTATGTGACGGGTCAGAGTTTATCCGAAACGGGTAGTTTCGATTGTACCACGCTGAAATACTCAGAGGGGGGTGAGCATCTTTGGGAAAAGCATTACAGCGGGAATGGATATTCCTATGATGATCCCTCGGATATTGTCGTGGATTCCCGGGGAACCGTCTGGGTGACAGGGAGTACCCACTATATGCTCCTGGGTGATTTTGATTGGAGCTATGCCCTCACGATCCAATATTTGCAGAATCTATACCCAGTATCCATTGAACCTGAATTGCCAGTGAGCTATGCACTGGATCAAAATTATCCCAACCCTTTCAACCCACAAACCACCCTTCAGTATCAAATACCTGAAGCACAGGATGTGTCTTTGGTGATTTACAATATTCAGGGTCAGGAAGTGGTAACCCTGGATGCTGGCTACAAATTGGCAGGGCGGTATAGCCTCGATTGGGATGCGCGAGATCAGCGTGGTGAGTCGGTGAGTACCGGGGTGTATTTCTGCCATTTGCAAACGACTGAATTCAGTCAGGCCATTAAATTGATTTACCTGAAATAAGATTTATCCATCGCATGCCATGACGAAATCCAATTGGGACACAGACTGGTACACCCTGCAGGGAAATAGATGGGGGATCTATCTGAAATAGAGGCAGCATTCCTTGAGGTTTGAAAACCAACGGGTTATACTTATCTTGATGCACTCAAAACAAGAATTTTGTTCAAATTGATACACACCAGGAGAAATAATATGGTCCATCAAAAACCTGCAAATAAATCAAAAGAACGACGAGGTGAAGATCGCCGTAAACAGGACATTGAGGTAGAGGTGGACAGAAGAAAGACTGCCACTAGGCGGACTCAGGAAGATCGTCGACAAAAGTCCAGATGAATAAACCCCCTTCTTTCAGAGGAATTTTAACCCCTGTCTTTGCTACAGCGGTCAGCCTTTTACTCTCCACTTGCATGGTGACGAAGGTGAATAACTCGATAACTGAATCCGATATTCTCGCCTTTCACCAGCGTATCCTCACAATAGATACTCATGTTGATACCCCCCTGCGCCTCAAGTATGAAGGGATTGATCTAAGTCAGCATCATGATCCCTACGAATACAACAGCAAGCTGGATTTTCCCCGCATGGATGAGGGTGGCCTTGATGCAGTCTTCTTTGCAATCTGGACAGCCCAGGGAGTACGTACAGACTCAGGTCATGCTGCAATAAAACAACAAGCACTGGATATTCTTGATATAGTGGAAGCAGAGATAGGCAGGCTTCCGCAATATGCAGAAATTGTGACCCAGGCTGAGGATGCAAGTCGACTTCAAGCTATGGGCAAACATGCGATTTATCTGGGGCTGGAAAATGGCTACCCCATTGGGACTGACATACACAACCTGGACTTGTTCTATAAACGGGGTATTCGCTATATCACTCTGTGCCACATGACCAATAACGAAATTTGTGATTCATCCAATGATACCACTGAGTACGGTGGTTTGAGTCCTTTTGGTTTGGAAGTAATTGAGCGAATGAATCAACTGGGCATGATGGTGGATATTTCTCATACCAGTGAGGCTACTGTTGAACAAGCTGTAGCCATATCACAAGCGCCTGTCATTGCTTCACATTCTTGTTCCAAAGCCATGTGCGATAATCCAAGAAACTTGAGTGACAGCCTGCTAACACTTATTGCTGCTAAAGGCGGCGTGATCCAGATGTGTTTGCTGAGTGATTATATCACTCCCGATCCCCCCCAGGCAGCGCGGGATTCAGCAAAGGCAGCTTTAAAGCTGAAATGGAAAAACACTGATCGCCAAACTGACGCCAATCGAGAGGCCTATCGCCTGGAATGGATTGAGCTAAATAGGAATTTTCCAAGAGTACTGCCCAGCGTAGCCGATGCCGTGGATCATATCGATCACATGGTAGAGCTGGTGGGTGTCGATCATGTTGGAATAGGAAGCGATTTTGATGGTGGCGCGGCCTTATCCGACTGTTTCGATGTAAGTGAACTACCCAATATTACCAAAGAACTGTTCAAACGCGGCTATAGTGAAACCGACATTCAAAAAATCTGGAGTGGTAATCTGCTTCGCGTTTTCTCAGAGGTGGAGCAACTCGCCAGAACCCATTAATCATCCAAGTTTCCATTAGCTTAATAAATCCTCGTTCCATAACTCCCGGCTGAGAATCCTCCCATGAGTTGATCCTGATATTTATTGATTTACCTCGAATAAAGACTAATATAGTCACATATTATTTTCAATTTACTGGTTACTATCTAGGGAGGAAATAGGAATGGACATTCAATTCGATAGACCTGCAGAAGCAATGGCTGCAATCACCTGGTTAATTTGTAGTGCTGATGATGTAGGGTCGGTTGAGGAACGAGACTTTCTCCATGCCCATGTCAAGAATACACAGGATTTTTCAGGGATGTCACGCGCTGAATTCTGCACCTTGCTGGCCTCAACTCGCACCAAATTATTCCATAGTCTAGACAATAATGGATTCTGCCTGGCCTCACCAGCCATTGATACTGTGATCAGTGCTGCCGGTGCCGTACTGAATACCGAGCAGAAATTTCAAGCCTATGTCATGGCTGTGGAGCTGGCAAAAGCCGATGGTCTGGTTGATAAGGAAAAAGTGATCCTGGAAAAACTTCGCTCCCGGTTTCAGATTTCCTTTGATATGACCAACGAGTAACGCTCCAAATGATTCCTCATATGGAGCTAAAACTTAATGATTACAAATCCGCTCGGGGGCAGTGGTAAATCCACCATCAACGGGATGAAACTTGCCCTTGTTCTCAAGAAAATGGATCAGCTCATCAGCTGTCATGCCCTGTGCAGAACAGGTAAAGAAGCGTGTTTCTTCACCAAATTGTTGGTGGATGGCTGAACGCAGTGATTCTCTGGTGTAGGATTCACCAGAATTAACCATCATATGCATAACCTCGTGACCATGTATTGTATTCATTTTTACCTCATTTATTGGTTCAACCTGTTCTCAAGCGCGCAGCGTTCAAACAGGTTTTGATTTCCATTGTGGGCCTGAAACCAATTTAGTCGTTGCAAGCTCCTCCGGAAATTGGTTACGTTAAACACCCACCATGGTGAGCAGCATTTTGGTAGGCTCAAGGGCTTCCAGAGCATGATTGATGCCAGCCGGCATGAGAATCAGCTGACCGGTTTTGACCGCCTGAGTAGTCTGATCAATAGTAATGTTCATCTCACCCATCAGAACCTGTACATAGGCATCCATGGGGCTGGAATGACCACTCAGTGCTTGACCTGTGTCAAAAGCAAAGAGCGTTAAATTCATATTCTGAGATTTTCTTAACGTTTTACTGACAATAGCGCCAGGATTTACCTGGATATCATTTATTAAATTCTGAACGTGACCAGCTGGTAAACCATTGTCCAGACTTATTTTTTCATTCATTTAGTAAACACTCCCGGTGATTGGTTGAAATTGAGCAACCGTGGTATTTGCCAACATCTCTCTGGATGCCTCGCGTATGGGACCCCATTTATTATGGACAGGGCAGGGTGATTCAGGGCTGCATGTTGGTAAACCCAGAACACAGCTTTCAAATACTGAATTGCCATCAATGATTAAAATAATATCCAGTAAGGACATGGAATCGGGATCTCTGGCCAATGAAAAACCACCCGATTTACCTCGATGCGATTGGATGATGCCATCCTTAACCAGGCTTTGTAATGTTTTTGAAATAAAATCCCTGGAGATATCCAAATCGGTGGCGATTTGTTCAGCGGAAATATTGCCCCTATCTTGTTTTTCAGCCAGGTATAGTATTCCCTGGAGGGCGTATTCACATTTTCTGGAAAATAGGACTGTCATCATCAACTCTGCGTTGATAATAATTGGCTTTGGTATCTAATGCAATTATAAACGGAGTATATAGTCCGAATTAAATA from Candidatus Neomarinimicrobiota bacterium encodes:
- a CDS encoding dipeptidase, which gives rise to MNNSITESDILAFHQRILTIDTHVDTPLRLKYEGIDLSQHHDPYEYNSKLDFPRMDEGGLDAVFFAIWTAQGVRTDSGHAAIKQQALDILDIVEAEIGRLPQYAEIVTQAEDASRLQAMGKHAIYLGLENGYPIGTDIHNLDLFYKRGIRYITLCHMTNNEICDSSNDTTEYGGLSPFGLEVIERMNQLGMMVDISHTSEATVEQAVAISQAPVIASHSCSKAMCDNPRNLSDSLLTLIAAKGGVIQMCLLSDYITPDPPQAARDSAKAALKLKWKNTDRQTDANREAYRLEWIELNRNFPRVLPSVADAVDHIDHMVELVGVDHVGIGSDFDGGAALSDCFDVSELPNITKELFKRGYSETDIQKIWSGNLLRVFSEVEQLARTH
- a CDS encoding cupin domain-containing protein, whose translation is MNEKISLDNGLPAGHVQNLINDIQVNPGAIVSKTLRKSQNMNLTLFAFDTGQALSGHSSPMDAYVQVLMGEMNITIDQTTQAVKTGQLILMPAGINHALEALEPTKMLLTMVGV
- a CDS encoding YecH family protein, with translation MNTIHGHEVMHMMVNSGESYTRESLRSAIHQQFGEETRFFTCSAQGMTADELIHFLENKGKFHPVDGGFTTAPERICNH
- a CDS encoding Rrf2 family transcriptional regulator yields the protein MTVLFSRKCEYALQGILYLAEKQDRGNISAEQIATDLDISRDFISKTLQSLVKDGIIQSHRGKSGGFSLARDPDSMSLLDIILIIDGNSVFESCVLGLPTCSPESPCPVHNKWGPIREASREMLANTTVAQFQPITGSVY
- a CDS encoding T9SS type A sorting domain-containing protein yields the protein MRLNLNPASLFIMSILLVSSGMGRTAKANAASDLFNERVNPRLGKIIDMSPSALIDDYERAAAIPGLGLENPMTSAWQLTDIMTDSVDLGWIQEFGSNTMPSTDVLTGLTTDAAGNVYVTGNSDFQWLTIKYDASGNQVWSQIYSEAGITDTYGDDIQVDDAGNVYVSGYRWGPFIDSDILLIKYDPSGVQQWVAEYAGAGLNNDFPNDIELDSQGNIIVGGYSYSATVESDFATLKFDNDGNLLWDRLFNGSAWANDWITDIALDDGGNIYVAGITAGETSNDDYGIIKYSADGTEVWATQFDGITGTDWATSIAVDNQGHTYVTGVSQHYDDFIDYYTLKLDSAGAETWGIRWGVSGDGDSWASDIVVDDSLNVTVTGVSYGGLFGFDYVTVQWDSSGTESWASSYTNNLFGGYDEATSLILDSENNVIVTGVTESDNQTTDIVTVKYDTAGVELWSSLYDGGEGIDDVAFYLALDSNDAVMVGARASSNLYLDNYSILKYQADGSETWNAHYDGPGNSLDLGVAITTDGSSNAYVAGIIMSPLSGADISIIKYDSTGALMWSREYNGAGNGDDMAGDIMTDPQGNVLITGYSESLAGDRDIITLKYSAGGDQLWVATYDGPGNNDDEANRMLVDNNGHVYVTGYSSGSLTNYDYTTIKYDASGNETWVARYVGPNYGSDVATDLVLDDEENLYVTGGSFRTGFNIDYTTVKYDMFGSEEWVVRHNGAVNSNDYATAIDLDNSGNIYVTGFSVGASLNDDITTIKYTPAGDEVWVRDFDGEAHFHDRATHLSVDNRGGVVVSGSSYGLAGGKDFVTLKYNSAGVLQWENVYGGAGLGDDELQSMTRDGTGAVYVTGQSLSETGSFDCTTLKYSEGGEHLWEKHYSGNGYSYDDPSDIVVDSRGTVWVTGSTHYMLLGDFDWSYALTIQYLQNLYPVSIEPELPVSYALDQNYPNPFNPQTTLQYQIPEAQDVSLVIYNIQGQEVVTLDAGYKLAGRYSLDWDARDQRGESVSTGVYFCHLQTTEFSQAIKLIYLK